A window of Lacibacter sediminis contains these coding sequences:
- a CDS encoding DsbA family oxidoreductase — MKVEIWSDLVCPFCYIGKRKFEQALELFPDKENVEVVWKSFQLDPEMKTTPGESVHQYLAKRKGVSVEKAKEMGQYMSNMAKEVGLEYNFDIAVINNTLAPHRLLHLAKKYGVQNEAKEKLFAAYYTAGKDIADTDVLIETGTSLGIPADEIRNMLESDLYVDEVREDQYRAQQIGVQGVPFFVFNNKYAVSGAQPAAVFTQVLDTVWEEEKPLVEIAAADGFCTTDGICN; from the coding sequence ATGAAAGTAGAAATATGGTCGGATCTGGTGTGCCCGTTTTGCTATATCGGCAAACGGAAGTTTGAACAGGCGCTTGAACTGTTTCCTGATAAAGAGAACGTGGAAGTTGTGTGGAAGAGTTTTCAATTGGATCCTGAGATGAAAACAACTCCCGGCGAATCAGTGCATCAATATCTTGCGAAACGGAAAGGCGTTTCAGTTGAAAAAGCAAAAGAGATGGGCCAATACATGTCGAACATGGCAAAGGAAGTTGGATTAGAATACAATTTTGATATTGCGGTGATCAATAATACACTTGCCCCACATCGTTTGCTCCACCTCGCAAAAAAATACGGCGTTCAAAATGAAGCAAAAGAAAAATTGTTTGCAGCGTATTATACGGCAGGGAAAGATATTGCTGATACAGATGTATTGATTGAAACCGGAACAAGCCTTGGTATACCTGCAGATGAAATCCGAAATATGCTGGAAAGTGATTTATATGTTGATGAAGTACGGGAAGATCAATACCGGGCACAACAGATCGGAGTACAGGGTGTTCCGTTTTTTGTATTCAATAATAAATATGCAGTATCAGGTGCACAACCGGCTGCCGTATTTACACAGGTATTGGATACCGTTTGGGAAGAAGAGAAGCCATTGGTGGAAATAGCTGCGGCTGATGGTTTTTGTACAACAGATGGTATTTGTAATTAA
- a CDS encoding sensor histidine kinase — MLRKLYYTIAGTEKAFSFEHRIFNLTSFVLTVFSAQGTIFNSILGLHPTTIILGITGASLTLLTFYLSRFRKLFNQTLLVGFILATIFVLAPLFFYNGASLGPTIYLMVMILTALLLISPPGMQLLLCIIYAVSIISLLVLEYYNPDWIIPYSTNAQRIADYATSLLYTLFFTALVIWLFRRSYDREQRTITLQKTELETLYADAQEKNIYIQSLIRELHHRVKNNLQVVSSLMSLQSNRVEDEHAKTALQEGKTRVDAMAMIHQKLYVDNELAAVNMQDYLNQLTSSLAGSFGLPAFAVETTVQLPNPSMNIDRAVSIGLIVNELVTNACKHAFKQTTDPKLYIQLAQTGDDLQLSVADNGIGLKNNDEAESGFGLKLVGILVNQLDASMQVTNKPGTRYTIQMKAE, encoded by the coding sequence ATGTTACGTAAGCTCTATTATACCATTGCAGGCACTGAAAAAGCATTTTCATTTGAGCACAGGATCTTTAACCTCACCAGCTTTGTACTCACTGTTTTTTCGGCACAAGGCACCATCTTTAATTCTATCCTTGGTTTACACCCCACCACTATCATCCTGGGTATAACGGGTGCTTCACTTACACTGCTCACCTTTTACCTTTCACGTTTCAGGAAACTGTTTAACCAGACTTTACTGGTTGGGTTTATACTGGCAACAATTTTTGTACTGGCTCCTTTGTTTTTTTATAATGGCGCATCGCTTGGTCCCACCATTTATTTAATGGTCATGATCCTCACCGCACTGCTGTTAATTTCGCCGCCGGGCATGCAGTTACTGTTATGCATTATTTATGCAGTATCGATCATCAGCCTCCTGGTTCTTGAATATTATAATCCTGACTGGATCATACCCTACAGCACCAATGCACAGCGTATTGCCGATTATGCAACCTCACTTCTTTATACATTGTTTTTTACAGCGTTGGTGATCTGGTTATTCCGCCGCAGTTACGATCGGGAGCAACGCACGATTACGTTGCAAAAAACGGAATTGGAAACATTGTATGCCGATGCACAGGAGAAGAATATTTATATCCAGTCGCTTATCCGTGAACTACATCACCGTGTAAAGAATAACCTGCAGGTGGTATCGAGCTTAATGAGTCTGCAATCGAACCGGGTGGAAGATGAACATGCAAAAACTGCATTGCAGGAAGGCAAAACAAGGGTTGATGCGATGGCCATGATCCATCAGAAATTATATGTTGATAACGAACTGGCGGCAGTTAATATGCAGGATTACCTGAACCAACTCACTTCTTCGTTGGCCGGTAGTTTTGGTTTGCCTGCATTTGCGGTGGAAACAACTGTGCAACTACCAAACCCATCGATGAATATTGACCGTGCAGTGTCTATCGGTCTTATTGTAAATGAATTGGTGACGAATGCCTGTAAACACGCATTCAAACAAACAACTGATCCAAAGCTTTATATACAGCTTGCGCAAACAGGTGATGACTTGCAACTCAGCGTTGCCGATAACGGTATTGGTTTAAAAAATAATGATGAAGCAGAAAGCGGTTTTGGTTTAAAACTCGTAGGTATACTAGTGAACCAACTTGACGCATCGATGCAGGTGACAAACAAGCCGGGCACCCGATACACGATACAAATGAAAGCAGAATGA
- a CDS encoding tetratricopeptide repeat protein — MKRLLPTWASLLLFLLFMTQGIIAQKKTMSWTTSSKEAREIAGKGAAHMMNIEFAQAYQQFERALELDPDFTVVLTLMANLSNGETKKKYVERAFASAKNKTEGEQLFVKLVTPENKQADNQKLWADLYNMFPDGSFIGFFYTITRPTPEEQFAAAQEYHKKFPDVAPIHNILGYMYLQVKKDNATAKQHFEKYVELYPTGCNPYDSFGEFYFITGDMVNAEKYYRLALEKYPFNTSSIEKLNEIKIAKSKAKAD, encoded by the coding sequence ATGAAACGATTACTCCCAACCTGGGCATCGCTGCTGTTGTTTCTTCTGTTCATGACTCAAGGCATTATTGCACAGAAAAAAACCATGAGCTGGACCACTTCATCAAAAGAAGCCAGAGAAATTGCAGGCAAGGGCGCAGCCCACATGATGAACATTGAATTTGCACAGGCTTATCAGCAGTTTGAACGGGCCCTTGAACTTGATCCTGACTTTACAGTTGTATTGACATTAATGGCAAACCTGAGCAATGGTGAAACAAAGAAAAAATATGTTGAACGTGCTTTCGCCAGCGCAAAAAACAAAACAGAAGGTGAGCAACTGTTTGTAAAACTGGTAACACCCGAAAACAAACAGGCCGACAATCAAAAGCTATGGGCCGATCTGTACAATATGTTTCCTGATGGAAGTTTTATTGGCTTCTTCTATACAATTACACGACCTACGCCTGAAGAGCAGTTTGCTGCTGCACAGGAATATCACAAGAAGTTTCCCGATGTAGCTCCCATTCATAACATACTTGGCTATATGTATCTGCAGGTGAAGAAAGATAATGCTACTGCTAAACAGCATTTTGAAAAGTATGTAGAACTATATCCCACAGGTTGCAACCCTTATGATTCATTTGGCGAGTTTTACTTTATTACGGGCGATATGGTGAATGCAGAAAAGTATTACCGCCTGGCATTGGAGAAATATCCATTCAACACCAGCTCCATAGAAAAACTAAATGAAATAAAAATTGCCAAATCAAAAGCGAAAGCTGATTAA
- a CDS encoding sulfite exporter TauE/SafE family protein yields the protein MVSSFSNCFLLYFAAMIEWWIYLLVCIGALFAGFIDAVVGGGGLVQVPLLMILFPELSHVQVIASNRFASLAGTSVAAFQYIKMIGVDTGVVIATGITAAISSFSGTFVMELIRPEVFKPLLLCIIIVLAVYTFIKKDFGHIHAVKYSGHKFLIVCAFIGAVIGFYNGFIGPGTGSLLVFAFVSVAGLNFLHASASSKIINAIADVASLIGFLMNGAVVFKIALPMMVFNMLGAYIGSKAAILKGNVFIHYVFLLVISILIIRLGRDVLLSWNN from the coding sequence ATGGTTTCGTCATTTTCAAACTGCTTTCTCCTTTACTTTGCAGCCATGATCGAATGGTGGATCTATCTTCTTGTTTGCATAGGTGCGTTGTTTGCCGGCTTTATTGACGCTGTTGTTGGTGGCGGTGGTTTGGTACAAGTGCCGTTGTTAATGATTCTGTTCCCCGAGCTGTCGCATGTGCAGGTGATAGCCAGCAATCGCTTTGCGTCACTTGCTGGAACGAGCGTTGCCGCTTTTCAATACATCAAAATGATTGGTGTTGACACCGGTGTGGTGATAGCAACAGGCATAACTGCAGCCATATCATCATTCAGCGGAACGTTTGTTATGGAATTAATAAGGCCCGAAGTATTTAAGCCACTGTTGCTTTGTATCATTATTGTGCTGGCTGTTTACACATTCATCAAAAAAGATTTTGGACATATTCATGCTGTGAAATACAGCGGTCATAAATTCCTGATAGTTTGTGCCTTTATTGGTGCTGTCATAGGATTTTACAATGGTTTCATTGGACCGGGAACAGGCAGCCTCTTAGTATTTGCGTTTGTTAGTGTTGCCGGTTTAAATTTCCTGCATGCATCAGCTTCTTCTAAAATTATAAATGCAATTGCAGATGTTGCTTCACTGATAGGTTTCTTAATGAATGGCGCAGTGGTATTTAAAATTGCTTTGCCTATGATGGTATTTAACATGCTTGGCGCATACATTGGCAGTAAGGCGGCCATATTAAAAGGCAATGTATTTATCCATTATGTATTTCTGTTGGTGATAAGCATCCTTATTATACGTTTGGGGAGAGATGTACTGCTCTCCTGGAATAATTAA
- a CDS encoding head GIN domain-containing protein — MKRSYIFLCLVIFIGLIFTSCRKEGFQTITKELNVHDFSKLEIAGEFDIRVTQGANYSVRITGRERDLADLEIKVFDHLLLMDYPHFDLRRQKAIITITMPSLQDMVFAGVSNITVEGFTETVPVRVETSGESKLHLKMNAPLFQLLASSLSEITLDGIAGELKAETAGAAIIDTYATPVVKATAVAASQSTIKVFALQWISATAAGKSRIYYKGNPQQENLVISGDARIIEE, encoded by the coding sequence ATGAAAAGAAGTTACATTTTTCTGTGCCTCGTTATTTTTATTGGCCTGATATTTACCTCCTGCCGGAAAGAAGGCTTTCAAACTATTACCAAAGAGTTGAATGTACATGACTTCAGCAAACTGGAAATTGCCGGTGAATTTGATATTCGTGTAACACAGGGAGCCAACTATAGTGTTCGCATTACAGGCAGGGAGCGAGACCTGGCTGATCTTGAAATCAAGGTATTTGATCATCTCTTGTTAATGGACTACCCGCATTTTGATCTGCGCAGACAGAAAGCAATCATTACCATTACCATGCCTTCTTTACAGGATATGGTTTTTGCCGGTGTGAGCAATATTACAGTAGAAGGGTTTACCGAAACCGTTCCTGTACGGGTAGAAACAAGTGGGGAAAGTAAACTGCATTTAAAAATGAATGCGCCCTTATTTCAACTGCTTGCTTCAAGCCTGTCAGAAATAACGCTCGACGGTATTGCAGGCGAACTAAAAGCAGAAACTGCCGGCGCTGCCATTATTGACACATACGCAACACCGGTAGTAAAAGCAACAGCAGTAGCCGCCAGTCAATCCACCATTAAAGTGTTTGCATTGCAATGGATAAGTGCCACTGCAGCAGGCAAGAGCCGCATTTATTATAAAGGAAACCCGCAGCAGGAAAACCTTGTGATCAGTGGTGATGCACGTATTATAGAAGAATAA
- a CDS encoding response regulator transcription factor has translation MKTTIGLVDDHQLFLKSLQLMLESFGNYEVVVEALNGESLKNKISNLPTPPDLMLVDVNMPVLDGIATSKWLNDKYPAMKLVALSMNDTDTAIIEMFKAGCCAFLLKDTHPTELEKALKEVVTKGYYNADASNINFRRLLMTSSETPSIVMTEKEKIFLSYVCSELTYKQIAAEMTLAERTIDGYRESLFQKFKVQSRVGLCLEALRKGFVKL, from the coding sequence ATGAAAACAACAATTGGCTTAGTGGATGATCACCAGCTTTTTTTAAAATCATTACAATTGATGCTTGAAAGCTTCGGCAACTACGAAGTGGTTGTTGAAGCGTTAAATGGCGAAAGTTTAAAAAATAAAATCAGCAACCTGCCGACGCCACCAGACCTGATGCTGGTTGATGTAAACATGCCGGTGCTCGATGGTATTGCTACCAGCAAGTGGCTGAATGATAAATATCCGGCCATGAAACTTGTAGCACTTTCTATGAATGATACAGATACAGCCATCATAGAAATGTTTAAAGCAGGTTGCTGTGCATTTCTCTTGAAAGACACACACCCTACAGAGCTGGAGAAGGCCTTGAAAGAAGTGGTAACGAAAGGCTATTACAATGCAGATGCCTCTAATATAAATTTCAGACGTTTACTGATGACCTCATCTGAAACGCCATCAATAGTAATGACGGAAAAAGAGAAGATTTTTTTAAGCTACGTTTGCAGCGAACTTACCTATAAACAAATAGCTGCAGAAATGACTCTGGCTGAACGAACAATAGATGGCTACAGGGAATCGCTATTCCAAAAATTTAAAGTACAAAGCCGTGTAGGACTTTGTTTGGAAGCGTTAAGGAAAGGATTTGTGAAATTATAA
- a CDS encoding YccF domain-containing protein, with translation MNFLGNLIWLIFGGFFAALGYFFGGIILCLTIIGIPFGLQCFKLAGLVLWPFGKKVVSDSSQSGCLSVLANIIWIIFGGIEVALTHLIMGAFLYITIIGIPWGRQHFKLLEISLLPFGKRVVDAP, from the coding sequence ATGAACTTTCTTGGCAACCTTATCTGGCTCATCTTTGGCGGCTTCTTTGCAGCACTTGGTTATTTTTTCGGCGGCATTATCTTGTGTCTCACCATTATTGGTATTCCCTTCGGATTGCAATGTTTTAAACTGGCAGGCTTGGTATTATGGCCCTTTGGGAAAAAAGTAGTGAGCGATTCTTCGCAGTCAGGTTGCCTCTCGGTATTGGCTAATATTATCTGGATCATTTTTGGTGGTATTGAAGTGGCGCTTACGCATCTTATCATGGGCGCATTCCTGTATATCACAATCATTGGCATTCCGTGGGGGCGGCAACATTTTAAACTATTGGAAATTTCATTACTTCCATTTGGGAAGAGAGTCGTTGATGCCCCCTGA
- a CDS encoding sensor histidine kinase, translated as MVSFIVIHRKRRNQFIRDKLTMEKELEQQLLQSRIEVQEQTFQQIGKELHDNVGQLLSTSRMLIGLTERELKNPPDTLLTANATLGQAINEIRTLAKSLDKEWLERFSFSENIQTVIDRINAGEVIKASYEEQVPLLLRSDEQIILFRIVQEAVQNAVKHASPASILIRVQKEEEGYTIQITDDGRGFDTATVKRNMGLTNMQHRIHLLGGIINIQSSPGNGTNVHIYFPLQKKEL; from the coding sequence ATGGTTTCATTTATTGTCATTCACCGGAAGCGCCGTAATCAATTTATAAGAGATAAACTAACCATGGAAAAAGAACTTGAACAACAACTTCTTCAATCACGTATTGAAGTGCAGGAACAAACCTTTCAGCAAATCGGTAAAGAACTGCACGACAATGTGGGCCAGCTGCTCAGTACCTCACGAATGCTTATTGGCTTAACCGAACGGGAACTGAAAAATCCACCTGATACACTGCTCACAGCAAATGCTACATTGGGACAGGCCATCAATGAGATACGTACCCTTGCAAAATCACTGGATAAAGAGTGGCTCGAACGTTTTAGTTTTTCTGAAAATATTCAAACTGTCATTGACCGCATTAATGCGGGTGAAGTGATCAAAGCAAGCTATGAAGAACAGGTGCCGCTTTTATTACGAAGTGATGAACAGATCATCCTTTTCCGGATTGTACAGGAGGCTGTACAAAATGCGGTAAAACATGCAAGTCCTGCTTCTATTTTAATACGGGTGCAAAAAGAAGAGGAAGGTTACACGATACAAATAACAGATGATGGCAGAGGGTTTGATACAGCAACTGTAAAACGGAATATGGGGCTTACCAATATGCAGCACCGTATTCATTTGCTGGGTGGAATTATTAACATCCAATCATCGCCCGGCAATGGAACAAACGTGCATATTTATTTCCCTCTACAAAAAAAAGAGCTATGA
- a CDS encoding family 16 glycosylhydrolase, giving the protein MLKKCTTACLFTALVALSFLFNITANAQCPTLVWADEFNGTTLDGAKWTAENGGGGWGNGELQYYKAANATVGSGTLKITAKKERVQANNYTSARIKTYLKGDWTYGRFEARIKLPKGAGLWPAFWMMPTDSYYGTWPRSGEIDISELVGAKPNNSFGTLHYGTSSTDHQYKGANFFLNSGTFADAFHTFAVEWQAGVIKWYVDDNLYSTLTSADIAPYAWPFDKRFYIILNLAVGGTLGGTVDTKIFPVAMEVDYVRVYAGNTPTISGKRVVLNQAQGETYSIANAPAGSNYNWSVPPGATIASGQGTNSITVNWANTSSSGNVNCAVSSSCGTSNLAMNVYVEPAYNYAFSFVNFDASGQATYSRSDGTYSVVANPSASGINTSALSGKYIRNSTVQYDYIQYNTTAITNAADYKNKVKKFYLDVYTAAPVGTPVLIQLEGSTASATNYPTGRNSRYVAYTTKQNQWERLIFTFLDAPDAAASDAGVTRMLLMFNSNSFTGSTYYIDNLDSYSVGAAARIGEASVTALPVSNLMQTQIYPNPTGNELRIQHIKANTSVSILNLMGQSMGVYKFKEAGNAVIDISSLVSGQYLVKFTSNDETKTLKIIKQ; this is encoded by the coding sequence ATGTTAAAAAAATGCACAACAGCTTGTCTGTTCACGGCACTGGTTGCCCTTAGTTTTCTGTTCAATATAACCGCAAATGCCCAATGCCCTACGCTTGTTTGGGCCGATGAGTTTAACGGCACAACATTAGATGGCGCTAAATGGACTGCCGAAAACGGTGGTGGCGGATGGGGCAATGGCGAATTACAGTATTACAAAGCAGCAAATGCAACAGTAGGTAGCGGTACCTTAAAGATCACTGCAAAAAAAGAAAGGGTACAAGCCAATAACTACACATCGGCACGTATCAAAACTTATCTCAAAGGCGATTGGACATACGGCCGTTTTGAAGCCCGTATCAAGTTGCCAAAAGGTGCCGGGCTATGGCCTGCATTCTGGATGATGCCTACCGACAGTTACTATGGCACATGGCCACGCAGTGGTGAAATTGACATCAGTGAATTGGTAGGTGCAAAACCAAATAATTCGTTTGGTACATTACACTACGGCACATCATCAACCGATCATCAGTATAAAGGCGCTAACTTTTTTTTAAACTCAGGTACGTTTGCAGATGCCTTTCATACGTTTGCTGTAGAGTGGCAGGCAGGTGTTATTAAATGGTATGTAGACGATAATCTTTACAGCACACTTACTTCTGCTGATATTGCTCCCTACGCATGGCCCTTTGATAAACGTTTTTATATCATTCTTAATCTTGCAGTAGGAGGTACACTGGGTGGTACAGTTGATACAAAGATCTTTCCCGTAGCTATGGAAGTGGATTATGTGCGTGTGTATGCAGGTAACACCCCAACCATTTCAGGTAAGCGGGTTGTGCTTAACCAGGCACAAGGCGAAACATACAGTATAGCAAATGCTCCTGCGGGAAGTAATTATAACTGGAGTGTTCCACCGGGTGCAACAATTGCTTCGGGACAAGGCACCAATTCCATTACTGTAAACTGGGCCAATACAAGTTCATCAGGTAATGTAAATTGTGCAGTAAGTTCTTCCTGTGGCACTTCTAACCTTGCAATGAATGTATATGTTGAACCGGCTTATAATTATGCATTCTCTTTTGTAAATTTTGATGCATCAGGTCAGGCTACTTATTCACGTAGTGATGGCACATACAGCGTGGTGGCCAACCCATCAGCAAGTGGGATTAATACATCGGCGCTCAGCGGTAAATATATCCGAAACAGCACAGTACAATACGATTATATACAGTACAACACAACGGCTATTACAAACGCAGCTGATTATAAAAATAAAGTAAAGAAATTTTATCTCGATGTCTACACTGCCGCACCAGTTGGCACACCTGTACTGATTCAACTCGAAGGAAGCACTGCTTCTGCTACAAATTACCCGACGGGAAGAAACAGCAGGTATGTTGCTTACACCACAAAACAAAACCAATGGGAGCGATTGATTTTTACATTCCTTGATGCACCCGATGCTGCTGCATCTGATGCAGGTGTAACCCGCATGTTGTTAATGTTTAATTCCAATTCATTTACAGGAAGTACCTATTATATCGATAATCTTGATAGTTATTCAGTTGGTGCCGCTGCCCGTATAGGTGAAGCATCTGTTACTGCTTTGCCTGTTTCAAATTTAATGCAGACGCAGATTTATCCTAACCCGACAGGAAATGAATTGCGTATTCAACACATAAAAGCAAATACATCGGTATCCATTTTAAATCTGATGGGTCAGTCGATGGGCGTATATAAATTTAAAGAAGCAGGTAATGCAGTCATCGATATTTCATCATTGGTCAGTGGACAATACCTTGTGAAGTTTACAAGTAATGATGAAACAAAAACATTGAAAATCATAAAACAATAA
- a CDS encoding response regulator transcription factor — protein MMTNNSILIVEDELIIANGIAELLAEEEYDVTGIAKSAAEALLICRKADTLPAVVLCDINIKGDVKGPELALQLKEEFDAEIIFLTAYSDSKTLQQAFAADPVMYLIKPYNDTQLLVAVQMAFHKFIKRQTARIYPKLDLTEREKEIARLIAEGLTSKQVARQLFISIETVKTHRRRMLQKNNISNFPHLVYIMNRES, from the coding sequence ATGATGACGAATAACAGTATTTTAATTGTAGAAGATGAATTGATCATTGCCAATGGAATTGCAGAACTCCTGGCTGAAGAAGAATATGATGTAACGGGCATTGCCAAATCAGCAGCAGAGGCATTGCTCATTTGTCGCAAAGCAGATACACTGCCCGCTGTTGTATTGTGCGATATCAACATCAAAGGCGATGTAAAAGGACCTGAACTTGCATTACAGTTAAAAGAAGAGTTTGATGCAGAGATCATTTTCTTAACTGCTTACAGCGACAGCAAAACTTTACAACAGGCTTTTGCGGCCGACCCTGTGATGTACTTAATAAAACCTTATAACGATACACAGTTGCTGGTGGCGGTGCAAATGGCCTTTCATAAATTCATTAAACGACAAACAGCACGTATCTATCCAAAGCTTGATCTTACTGAACGTGAAAAAGAAATTGCAAGGCTTATTGCGGAAGGTCTTACCTCAAAACAGGTAGCCCGCCAACTCTTCATCAGTATTGAAACAGTGAAGACGCACCGCAGGCGCATGTTGCAGAAAAATAATATCAGCAACTTTCCGCATCTTGTTTATATCATGAACAGGGAGAGTTGA
- a CDS encoding STM3941 family protein, which produces MEPELVIKPNRFIFLIMAFIALAMSTVFAVFAVIPDLFSDDGAFSSEEQLSIIEIIIFGFFCMVGLFLCFVWMKMFIKDTAAIAIYKNGFEANTNGISTGFIAWTDIEMLEEVLVSSNSGSGTRKEAALAVYLKDPAIYTQRLPLFFQWATKLAGKSGRYSHTNKYGVTENTPPIFLPFAAFGTQYEEAKKLMYAGVKQKTG; this is translated from the coding sequence ATGGAACCTGAACTTGTTATAAAACCCAATCGCTTCATTTTTTTAATCATGGCTTTTATTGCCTTAGCTATGTCGACCGTGTTTGCTGTATTTGCAGTAATACCGGATCTGTTTAGTGATGATGGTGCGTTTAGTTCTGAGGAACAATTGTCCATCATTGAAATCATCATCTTTGGTTTCTTTTGCATGGTGGGATTGTTTCTTTGTTTTGTTTGGATGAAGATGTTCATAAAGGATACTGCAGCAATCGCTATTTATAAAAACGGGTTTGAAGCTAACACAAATGGCATCAGTACAGGATTTATTGCCTGGACAGATATTGAAATGCTGGAAGAAGTACTGGTAAGTTCAAACAGCGGCAGTGGCACAAGAAAAGAAGCTGCATTGGCTGTTTATTTAAAAGATCCCGCAATTTATACGCAACGTCTTCCTTTGTTTTTTCAATGGGCCACTAAACTTGCAGGTAAAAGCGGCCGGTACAGTCATACAAATAAATATGGAGTAACAGAAAATACGCCGCCGATATTTCTGCCATTCGCTGCTTTTGGTACACAGTACGAAGAAGCGAAGAAATTAATGTATGCCGGGGTAAAACAAAAGACAGGTTGA
- a CDS encoding oxidoreductase, whose protein sequence is MKKVWLITGCSTGFGRALATEALAQGYRVAVAARKTEDVQDIVSAYPDTSIAVKLDVTVPEQIKAAVATTLEKFKQIDVLVNNAGIGYFAAVEESEEAEVRRMFEINVFGLAKMTQEVLPHMRKQKSGHILNISSIGGLRSFPGVGFYNATKYAVDGLSEALYKEVAPLGIKVTIIAPSGFRTDWAGRSAKDTTVKIDDYASTAGKNAGDIRGYSGNQPGDPVRAAKAMIDVTETEHPPLRLLLGAAALKGARLKVEELKRDFETWAAVSEGADFPKE, encoded by the coding sequence ATGAAAAAAGTTTGGCTTATAACCGGTTGCTCCACCGGTTTTGGAAGGGCACTGGCTACAGAGGCGTTGGCACAGGGTTATCGTGTGGCAGTGGCCGCCCGTAAAACAGAAGATGTACAGGATATTGTTTCGGCTTATCCAGATACTTCGATCGCAGTAAAACTGGATGTAACTGTTCCTGAACAGATCAAAGCTGCTGTTGCAACTACATTGGAAAAATTCAAGCAGATCGATGTATTGGTGAACAATGCAGGCATTGGTTATTTTGCAGCTGTTGAAGAAAGTGAAGAAGCAGAAGTGCGTCGCATGTTCGAGATCAATGTATTTGGTTTGGCGAAGATGACGCAGGAAGTATTACCGCATATGCGTAAACAGAAAAGCGGCCATATCCTCAACATCTCTTCTATTGGCGGTTTGCGTTCGTTCCCCGGTGTTGGGTTTTACAACGCAACAAAATATGCAGTGGATGGTTTAAGTGAAGCCTTGTACAAAGAAGTGGCTCCATTGGGAATTAAAGTAACCATTATTGCGCCAAGTGGTTTCCGTACCGATTGGGCAGGTCGTTCAGCAAAAGATACCACTGTAAAAATTGATGACTATGCTTCTACTGCCGGTAAGAACGCAGGTGATATACGTGGCTATAGTGGTAATCAACCGGGCGATCCTGTGCGTGCAGCAAAAGCAATGATCGATGTAACAGAAACTGAACATCCGCCATTGCGTTTATTACTGGGCGCTGCTGCATTAAAAGGAGCACGACTGAAAGTGGAAGAGTTGAAACGTGATTTTGAAACGTGGGCTGCCGTAAGTGAGGGTGCTGATTTCCCAAAAGAATAA